The following coding sequences are from one Paenibacillus sp. FSL R5-0912 window:
- a CDS encoding DUF5605 domain-containing protein: MTIQGSVSISVPNPVLQWGVCEIVLHGGPVQGNPFTDVSLHAQFTLGERSIQTSGFYDGEGVYRIRFMPGSPGKWGFRTSSSEPSLHGIEGAFECSAASAGNHGPVRVRNTFHFAYEDGTPYLPVGTTCYAWTHQEEEMEQQTLETLKATSFNKIRMCVFPKSYSYNSNEPVYYPFEGSPQDGWDYSRFNPAFFRHLEERIADLGALGIEADLILFHPYDRWGYADMGKEADDRYLHYLVARLSAYRNIWWSLANEYDFMGNKTLEDWERYARIVTDNDPYQHLISNHNGSIFYDFGQPWVTHCSIQRVDVYKTSENTDEWRQQWNKPVVIDECAYEGNIEHGWGNITGEEMTRRFWEGFVRGGYVGHGETYLHPEDKLWWAKGGQLYGTSPERIAFLRRVLEEGPAGGLNPLPSQWDLPCAGVEDEYYLFYFGFNQPMFRDFKMNPGIRYTVELLDTWNMTVETLEGGYEGTFRIGLPGRTYMAVRMTRLYGDNQQLGTS; encoded by the coding sequence ATGACTATTCAAGGGAGTGTCTCTATTTCGGTCCCAAACCCGGTCCTCCAATGGGGAGTATGTGAAATTGTACTGCATGGAGGGCCAGTACAGGGAAATCCGTTTACGGATGTTTCATTACATGCACAATTTACACTCGGAGAGCGCTCAATTCAAACTTCCGGGTTCTATGACGGGGAGGGTGTGTACCGCATCCGGTTCATGCCAGGCAGCCCAGGGAAGTGGGGGTTCCGGACAAGCAGCTCAGAACCCTCTCTTCACGGAATTGAAGGAGCCTTCGAATGTTCTGCGGCAAGTGCAGGGAATCATGGGCCGGTCCGCGTCAGGAATACCTTTCATTTTGCCTATGAAGACGGGACGCCGTATCTTCCTGTCGGAACCACGTGCTACGCATGGACCCACCAGGAAGAAGAGATGGAACAGCAGACTCTGGAAACTTTGAAAGCGACTTCATTCAACAAAATAAGAATGTGTGTCTTCCCTAAGTCATATTCCTACAACTCGAATGAGCCAGTGTATTATCCGTTCGAAGGCTCGCCTCAGGATGGCTGGGATTATAGCAGATTTAACCCGGCATTTTTCCGGCATTTGGAGGAGCGGATTGCCGACCTCGGCGCACTTGGCATCGAAGCAGATCTTATTCTATTCCATCCCTACGACCGCTGGGGATATGCTGATATGGGCAAGGAAGCGGATGACCGTTATCTTCATTACCTCGTGGCAAGACTCTCGGCTTACCGCAATATCTGGTGGTCTCTTGCGAATGAATATGATTTCATGGGAAACAAGACGCTTGAGGACTGGGAGCGATACGCCAGAATCGTGACAGACAATGATCCTTATCAGCATCTGATCTCTAACCACAATGGCTCGATATTCTACGATTTTGGCCAACCCTGGGTTACCCACTGCAGTATTCAGCGTGTTGACGTATACAAGACATCTGAGAATACAGACGAATGGAGACAACAATGGAACAAGCCGGTAGTGATCGACGAATGTGCTTATGAAGGCAACATCGAACACGGCTGGGGGAACATTACCGGAGAAGAAATGACCCGCCGGTTCTGGGAAGGATTCGTCCGCGGAGGATATGTGGGGCACGGTGAAACCTATCTGCATCCGGAGGACAAGCTTTGGTGGGCCAAGGGCGGCCAGCTCTACGGAACCAGTCCTGAGCGTATTGCGTTTTTGCGGCGTGTATTGGAAGAAGGACCTGCCGGGGGCTTGAACCCCTTGCCTTCCCAGTGGGATCTGCCTTGTGCCGGGGTTGAAGATGAATATTATCTGTTCTATTTCGGGTTTAATCAGCCTATGTTCCGTGATTTCAAGATGAACCCTGGTATCCGTTATACGGTTGAGCTGCTCGATACCTGGAACATGACCGTGGAGACACTGGAGGGCGGCTATGAAGGCACTTTCCGGATCGGCCTGCCCGGGCGGACTTACATGGCGGTGAGAATGACGCGTCTCTATGGAGACAATCAGCAGTTAGGGACATCTTAG
- a CDS encoding Gfo/Idh/MocA family protein, with translation MWKIGVVGAGYWSDKHLKAWQRIPGVQIQGLCDIDTERLHRKAQEYGIPTGKLYATLDEMLAAADVDVIDIITAPGTHPELVGSAARAGKHIMCQKPFARSIEEARGMVETAKAAKVRLMVTENWRWLQPVQILKQLLADGAAGDLQMIRYIHTDYYSPRFAPENELPQPFFREMPKLLFYEMGVHWYDTWRFLFGDPKRLYAEMRRISPYITGEDAGLITLGYEDYMGLMDMSWATRQNLQGKLTAPVLPNHLEQLIIEGDKATVKLYSSGTISVIDNNGEETIASENNGLDFEESHYRLQSHFIHCLNTGGEFQTSGEDNLKTLELVFETYRSAEEHRVIHFKQL, from the coding sequence ATGTGGAAGATAGGTGTTGTGGGTGCGGGGTATTGGTCCGATAAGCATTTGAAGGCTTGGCAGCGTATCCCCGGGGTTCAGATTCAAGGCTTGTGCGATATAGATACGGAAAGGCTGCATAGAAAAGCACAGGAATACGGTATTCCCACCGGTAAGTTGTACGCTACGCTGGATGAGATGCTGGCTGCTGCAGATGTAGATGTGATAGATATAATTACTGCGCCTGGTACCCATCCGGAGTTAGTTGGTTCAGCTGCCCGGGCAGGCAAACATATCATGTGCCAGAAGCCGTTTGCCCGTTCCATCGAAGAAGCCCGTGGCATGGTTGAAACCGCCAAGGCTGCGAAGGTGCGGCTGATGGTCACAGAGAATTGGCGCTGGCTGCAGCCGGTCCAGATCCTCAAGCAATTGCTTGCTGACGGTGCAGCCGGAGACTTACAGATGATCCGCTATATTCATACCGATTATTATTCGCCGCGGTTTGCACCGGAGAATGAGCTTCCGCAGCCGTTCTTCCGGGAGATGCCGAAGCTGCTGTTCTATGAGATGGGCGTTCACTGGTATGATACATGGCGGTTCCTGTTTGGAGATCCTAAGCGGTTGTATGCGGAGATGAGACGGATCAGCCCGTACATTACAGGTGAGGATGCGGGACTGATTACCCTCGGATATGAGGATTATATGGGCTTAATGGATATGAGCTGGGCGACCCGGCAGAATCTGCAGGGCAAGCTAACGGCACCTGTGCTGCCTAATCATCTGGAGCAGCTGATCATCGAGGGAGATAAGGCAACAGTGAAGCTATACAGCAGCGGCACCATCAGCGTGATTGATAACAATGGTGAGGAGACTATAGCTTCGGAGAATAACGGTCTTGATTTCGAAGAGAGCCACTACCGCCTGCAGTCTCATTTCATTCACTGCCTGAACACGGGCGGGGAATTCCAGACGAGCGGAGAAGACAATTTGAAGACGCTGGAGCTAGTATTCGAAACGTACAGAAGCGCTGAGGAACATAGGGTTATACATTTTAAGCAGCTTTAG
- a CDS encoding sensor histidine kinase, with translation MGYSENQLRSSLTPAVSMILNTHYHSVIMKNPQSAWFIETHKELLDATFTMTLMSIIEALFLGPSDYEQYLHTQEQEGFAQGAYTAEIFGDHFDILLEMSKDLNLTAQNMMFRTIEALVDDSANRLFFYNRLMESNWTRFTGFAQGYLSNKNQQIDNLHEQKITVMGQMAAGMAHEIRNPLASIKGFAQLVNNRLNEPEIKANELRAYMDITIKEIDTLNGLVTDFLMLSRKGDHAKNSGEVFNVIEVIHRVNNIVNQLILSGDIILAVDYSDETILTFGNASQLEQVFLNILKNSLDSFTACQGKIDITVTTADETHEVMLIFKDNGEGIPPDKLKRIFDPFFTTKPKGTGIGLSICKQLIEMYGGQIRVDSELQAGTSVRVTLPWVCESNERVKSGLLNAQ, from the coding sequence ATGGGATACAGTGAAAATCAGTTACGCTCGTCATTAACACCGGCAGTTTCAATGATTCTGAACACTCATTATCACTCTGTAATCATGAAAAACCCCCAATCCGCCTGGTTCATAGAGACGCATAAGGAATTATTAGATGCAACCTTCACTATGACCTTAATGTCTATAATAGAAGCATTGTTCCTGGGGCCTTCTGATTATGAGCAGTACCTGCACACACAGGAGCAAGAGGGGTTTGCGCAAGGGGCTTATACTGCAGAGATATTTGGCGACCATTTTGATATTCTGCTTGAAATGAGCAAAGATTTGAACTTAACCGCACAGAATATGATGTTTCGGACCATTGAAGCGCTTGTGGATGATTCGGCGAATCGGCTTTTTTTCTATAATCGGCTGATGGAATCCAACTGGACCCGGTTTACCGGCTTCGCTCAAGGTTATTTGTCTAATAAAAATCAGCAGATCGACAATCTGCATGAACAAAAAATCACGGTTATGGGACAGATGGCGGCAGGCATGGCACATGAAATCCGTAATCCGCTGGCTTCAATTAAGGGCTTCGCCCAGCTTGTGAATAATAGGCTTAACGAGCCTGAGATCAAAGCTAATGAACTGCGGGCCTATATGGATATTACAATTAAAGAGATCGATACGCTGAACGGCTTAGTTACAGACTTCCTGATGCTGTCGCGGAAAGGGGATCATGCGAAGAATAGCGGCGAAGTGTTTAATGTAATTGAGGTTATACATAGAGTAAACAATATTGTGAATCAGCTCATACTTAGCGGCGATATTATTCTGGCTGTGGATTATTCCGATGAAACTATTCTGACTTTCGGAAATGCCTCACAGCTGGAGCAGGTCTTCCTGAATATTTTGAAGAATAGCTTAGATTCCTTCACCGCATGCCAAGGCAAGATAGATATTACAGTAACCACTGCGGATGAGACCCATGAAGTCATGTTGATCTTCAAAGACAATGGCGAAGGGATACCGCCGGATAAATTAAAAAGGATCTTCGATCCGTTCTTTACCACCAAGCCAAAAGGGACAGGCATCGGCTTGTCCATCTGTAAACAATTAATCGAAATGTATGGCGGACAGATTAGGGTAGATTCAGAACTTCAGGCAGGAACCAGCGTGAGGGTTACTTTGCCGTGGGTGTGCGAATCCAATGAGCGTGTGAAGAGTGGTCTGTTGAATGCCCAGTAG
- a CDS encoding serine/threonine-protein kinase, with protein sequence MEKLIERIKGELLAKATIESVDPLEPVKVRSVPKPWRVLGTGNYAAVFYHPEAPDYAVKVYAPGRPGLAEEAEVYRRLGRHPAFSECNYSGPDFLILKRLQGVTFYDSMKRGILITAQAIEDIDSGLGYARSRGLHPHDVHAKNVMVQDGRGLIVDISDFLKDEDCSMWEDFKKAYYHLYRPVASRWMFPVPRPILEIVRKGYRLWRRLKE encoded by the coding sequence ATGGAGAAGCTGATCGAACGGATCAAGGGTGAATTATTGGCAAAAGCAACGATAGAGAGTGTTGATCCACTGGAACCCGTGAAGGTCCGTAGCGTGCCGAAGCCCTGGAGGGTGCTGGGAACAGGGAATTACGCCGCCGTATTCTATCATCCGGAAGCTCCCGATTATGCAGTGAAGGTGTACGCCCCGGGCAGGCCGGGCCTTGCGGAAGAAGCAGAGGTGTACCGCCGCCTCGGCCGTCATCCGGCATTCTCCGAATGCAATTACAGCGGACCGGACTTTCTGATCCTGAAACGGCTGCAAGGAGTTACCTTCTATGACTCGATGAAACGGGGAATTCTCATCACCGCGCAGGCCATAGAAGATATTGACAGTGGGCTGGGTTATGCCCGTTCCCGCGGACTCCACCCGCATGATGTCCACGCCAAGAATGTGATGGTTCAGGACGGCCGCGGCCTGATCGTAGATATATCCGATTTCCTGAAGGATGAGGACTGCAGCATGTGGGAGGATTTCAAGAAGGCGTATTATCACCTGTACCGGCCTGTTGCCTCCCGCTGGATGTTTCCGGTTCCCCGGCCCATTCTGGAGATCGTCCGCAAGGGCTACCGGTTGTGGCGGCGGTTGAAGGAATAA
- a CDS encoding glycoside hydrolase family 43 protein yields MQYTNPVIPGFHPDPSICRAGDDYYLVTSTFEYYPGVPIFHSRDLVHWRQIGHCLTTAGQLPLENAGSSGGIYAPTLRYQNGWFYMVTTNVSGMGNFFVKTQNPEGPWSQPYPVAQSGIDPSLLFDEDGRVYFQSARDGEQGNGIYQCEIDIDTGCMLTESVLIWKGTGGAHPEAPHVYRINSWYYLMIAEGGTEYGHMETIARSRQPYGPYEACPHNPILSNRSMHSSIHATGHADLIEAQDGSWWAFCLGIRPVSYPMGHHLGRETFLAPVTWTAEGWPVIGNGGHIEPVMDSPLLPEVCWPERPVRDHFDGTGLGLDWTFLRNPTEGSWSLLERPGHLVLHGHEATLNEAAAPAFVGRRLSHFTANIAAALDYEPQHEGEEAGLTVYKNERHHYELVLRTANGRRVAVFRRTVGSLRVEHVEECPAGPVILRIKALPGSIEASVQSPESGVIELGSGETHHLSTEISGGFTGVFVAMYATSRAGLAAPAAYDWFDYEPLDQPAV; encoded by the coding sequence ATGCAATATACCAACCCCGTAATACCCGGATTTCATCCCGATCCCAGCATCTGCCGGGCAGGTGACGATTATTATCTGGTGACCAGCACATTTGAATATTATCCGGGAGTACCCATTTTTCACAGCAGGGATCTTGTTCATTGGCGTCAGATTGGACACTGCCTTACAACGGCCGGACAGCTACCTCTGGAGAATGCAGGGAGCTCCGGCGGAATATACGCCCCGACGCTCCGCTATCAGAACGGCTGGTTCTATATGGTGACAACCAACGTTAGCGGAATGGGCAATTTCTTCGTTAAGACACAGAACCCGGAAGGTCCCTGGTCACAGCCGTACCCGGTTGCGCAGAGCGGCATCGATCCCTCCCTGTTATTCGATGAGGACGGACGCGTCTACTTTCAGTCCGCCCGGGACGGTGAGCAGGGGAACGGTATCTACCAGTGTGAGATTGATATCGATACCGGGTGTATGCTGACAGAGAGTGTGCTGATCTGGAAGGGAACCGGCGGCGCTCATCCCGAAGCTCCGCATGTTTACCGGATTAACAGCTGGTACTATTTGATGATCGCCGAGGGCGGAACGGAATACGGGCATATGGAGACCATCGCGAGAAGCCGCCAGCCTTACGGGCCTTATGAAGCTTGTCCGCATAACCCGATTCTGTCCAACCGCAGTATGCACAGCAGCATACACGCTACGGGTCATGCGGATCTGATTGAAGCACAGGATGGCAGCTGGTGGGCATTTTGCCTGGGGATCAGACCGGTCTCTTATCCGATGGGGCATCATTTGGGCCGGGAAACCTTTCTGGCTCCGGTGACCTGGACGGCTGAAGGCTGGCCGGTGATTGGAAACGGCGGCCACATTGAGCCGGTTATGGACTCGCCGCTGCTGCCGGAAGTTTGCTGGCCGGAGAGGCCTGTGCGGGACCACTTTGACGGCACCGGGCTTGGCCTGGATTGGACTTTTTTGCGCAATCCAACAGAGGGAAGCTGGTCGCTGCTGGAACGGCCGGGGCATTTGGTGCTGCATGGCCACGAGGCCACGCTGAATGAGGCTGCTGCGCCAGCTTTTGTAGGCCGCCGGCTTAGTCACTTCACAGCCAATATAGCCGCAGCGCTGGATTATGAGCCGCAGCATGAAGGAGAAGAAGCCGGGCTTACGGTGTATAAGAATGAGAGGCATCATTATGAGCTGGTCCTCCGCACTGCAAACGGCCGGAGAGTCGCCGTGTTCCGGCGGACGGTCGGTTCGCTTCGGGTGGAGCATGTAGAGGAATGTCCGGCCGGACCGGTTATTCTGAGGATTAAGGCGCTGCCCGGGAGCATAGAAGCCTCGGTTCAAAGCCCGGAGTCCGGGGTGATAGAACTGGGCAGCGGAGAGACACATCATCTCAGCACAGAAATCTCCGGTGGATTCACAGGCGTATTCGTTGCGATGTATGCAACGTCAAGGGCGGGGCTGGCCGCTCCGGCAGCGTACGACTGGTTCGATTATGAGCCGCTGGATCAGCCCGCGGTATAG
- a CDS encoding NAD(P)-dependent oxidoreductase has product MKILIVGYFNETAKSNIVRYFPQDWNVVIVPPGEEMLHHIEDCQVLIPEHIKVDHSLLSNAKKLKLVQTGAGFDNVDIPACTQLGVWVANAAGVNAQAVAEHVMALILSYYKNIPFLDNFMKNKLDEHQLDYAGSELNGKTIGIIGLGAIGKKVAAFCGAFDMNVLAYARHAAPQSDGFVKMTDFDTLLSTSDIVSVHVPLTPQTKQLINKAALSKMKNTSLFINTARGGIVNERDLIDALKNGDISGACLDVFESEPLPIDSELRKLGNVILTPHTAGMPDGRKFHKKRYDFFINNIKRVENGEEPESKLNQL; this is encoded by the coding sequence ATGAAGATTCTCATAGTTGGCTATTTTAACGAGACCGCAAAATCAAATATTGTAAGGTATTTTCCGCAAGACTGGAACGTTGTAATTGTCCCGCCCGGAGAAGAAATGCTGCATCATATTGAAGATTGCCAGGTACTCATCCCTGAACATATTAAAGTGGATCACAGCCTGCTTTCTAACGCAAAGAAATTAAAGTTGGTACAGACGGGTGCAGGATTTGATAATGTAGATATCCCTGCCTGTACACAGCTCGGCGTTTGGGTGGCCAATGCTGCAGGAGTGAATGCACAGGCAGTGGCCGAGCACGTAATGGCACTAATATTGTCTTATTATAAAAACATACCGTTTCTTGATAATTTCATGAAAAACAAGCTGGATGAACATCAATTGGACTATGCAGGGAGTGAATTGAACGGCAAAACGATTGGAATTATCGGTTTGGGCGCTATCGGAAAAAAAGTAGCTGCGTTTTGCGGGGCTTTTGATATGAATGTACTGGCTTATGCTAGACATGCTGCTCCTCAATCAGACGGTTTTGTGAAAATGACAGATTTCGATACTCTTCTAAGCACATCGGACATAGTCAGTGTACATGTACCCTTGACTCCGCAAACCAAACAGCTGATCAACAAAGCGGCATTGAGCAAAATGAAGAATACCAGTCTTTTTATCAATACAGCCCGCGGCGGGATTGTCAATGAAAGAGATTTGATTGATGCCTTAAAAAACGGGGATATTTCAGGCGCATGCCTGGATGTGTTTGAATCGGAACCGCTTCCCATTGACAGTGAGCTCCGGAAGCTGGGTAATGTGATCCTTACTCCCCATACAGCAGGGATGCCTGATGGCCGAAAATTTCATAAAAAAAGATATGATTTCTTCATAAATAATATAAAACGTGTAGAAAATGGGGAAGAGCCAGAAAGCAAGCTCAATCAGTTATAA
- a CDS encoding helix-turn-helix domain-containing protein, whose translation MSNVYLNWFTTDEHFPFFIQYGGHEEDMDLHMHADFSELVIVLKGHASHIVNDEEAFIKKGNVFVINGGTPHAYKDPYDFKICNIMYKADMLKLAGPDLRTLNGYQALFVLEPFYRSINAYKSKMNLPIVSLEYVSSLVAGMISEYEQKHHGYQTMLASRFMELVVYLSRHYDTQEKGVDNSLMHLASAISYIEDHYHEPVTLDTIAAKSDISVRHLNRIFQAYYQTTPIAYIQRLRLEQACSLLKQTRQPITEISYSCGFNDSNYFTRLFKKTYGRSPKAYRSQQ comes from the coding sequence ATGAGCAATGTATATTTGAACTGGTTCACGACCGATGAGCATTTCCCGTTCTTTATTCAATACGGCGGCCATGAGGAAGATATGGATCTGCATATGCATGCGGATTTCTCGGAGCTTGTTATTGTGCTGAAAGGGCATGCTTCGCATATCGTCAATGATGAGGAAGCCTTTATCAAAAAAGGCAATGTATTCGTCATTAACGGCGGTACTCCGCATGCCTATAAGGACCCGTATGATTTCAAGATCTGCAACATTATGTACAAAGCCGATATGCTCAAGCTGGCCGGACCGGACTTAAGAACGCTGAACGGCTATCAGGCGCTGTTTGTCTTAGAACCCTTTTACCGCAGCATTAACGCCTATAAAAGCAAAATGAACCTCCCCATCGTCAGCCTGGAGTATGTCTCATCGCTTGTGGCCGGCATGATTAGCGAATATGAGCAGAAGCACCACGGCTATCAGACTATGCTCGCCTCCAGATTCATGGAGCTTGTCGTCTATCTGTCCAGACATTATGATACTCAGGAGAAGGGCGTGGACAACAGCCTGATGCACCTCGCCAGTGCGATCTCCTATATTGAGGATCACTATCATGAACCGGTGACCCTTGATACCATTGCCGCCAAATCAGATATCTCTGTCCGGCATTTGAACCGGATCTTCCAGGCGTATTATCAGACTACACCGATTGCTTATATTCAGCGCCTCCGGCTGGAACAGGCCTGCTCACTGCTCAAGCAAACCAGACAACCCATAACCGAAATCTCCTATAGCTGCGGATTTAATGACAGCAACTACTTCACCCGCCTCTTCAAAAAAACGTATGGCAGGTCCCCGAAGGCTTACCGCAGTCAGCAGTAA
- a CDS encoding ABC transporter substrate-binding protein, whose amino-acid sequence MKAILSRKLGTALLTGSLLISAGCSSNAGNNAGNAANGNTSGNDTDPVTFTFFGADASPNWNKMQDDIGKEITATTGVTLNAEFDVGSGGGQDKISMMAASGDYPELIYAKGELGKLVDAEAVLDLTDLIDKYAPNIKKVMGDNMNRMKYSNDNQAIYSIPTNVGVDNQNFDATNGFQIQHRVLKELGYPEVRTVQDYENVLKEYAAKHPTTDGQPTIPMTVNADGWKVMITVTNQGDVTTGGTNDGEYYVNPETYETMLHYKKPEEKEYFRWLNHMYNEGLLDKDSFVQKDDQYKAKIASGRVLGLTSVEWEYQDAENALKAAGKDEYTYAHFPVTLSEEYKDHAMQSVGVDGYGISITTACKDPVRAIKFLDWLSSEEGQVLRNWGIEGKQYNVDNGQRVISADILDQKVNDAANFTKNTGIGLYSILGVRYGDGVKDSTDNYYTTNFTEQILAEYSDAEKESLAAYKAATWKDLFPAEDEFPVKEWGALYNMPVPTDGDYQVIYQKTQDIVHKRIPEAILASTADFDKIYDDFIAELNKAGAEKMEKEYTELVKARVSLFTGKDVE is encoded by the coding sequence ATGAAAGCAATACTTTCAAGAAAACTAGGCACAGCGCTTCTGACAGGCTCACTGCTTATTTCGGCAGGCTGCAGCAGCAATGCGGGCAATAACGCCGGGAATGCTGCGAACGGGAATACCAGCGGAAACGATACAGATCCGGTCACCTTTACTTTTTTTGGTGCCGATGCCAGTCCGAACTGGAACAAGATGCAGGATGATATCGGCAAAGAGATTACCGCTACAACAGGGGTTACCCTGAATGCGGAATTCGATGTCGGCAGCGGCGGCGGTCAGGACAAAATTTCAATGATGGCAGCCAGCGGGGATTATCCCGAACTCATCTATGCCAAAGGCGAGCTGGGCAAGCTGGTGGATGCGGAAGCCGTCCTTGATCTGACCGATCTGATCGACAAATACGCGCCTAATATCAAAAAAGTAATGGGCGATAATATGAACCGGATGAAATACAGTAATGACAACCAGGCCATTTACTCGATCCCGACCAATGTCGGTGTGGATAACCAGAATTTTGATGCAACCAACGGCTTTCAGATTCAGCACCGCGTATTGAAGGAGCTTGGCTATCCGGAGGTCAGAACGGTGCAGGATTATGAGAATGTGCTTAAGGAATATGCGGCCAAGCATCCGACCACGGACGGGCAGCCGACCATCCCGATGACGGTGAACGCGGACGGCTGGAAGGTTATGATTACCGTCACCAATCAGGGGGATGTCACTACAGGCGGAACCAATGACGGCGAATATTATGTAAATCCGGAAACGTATGAGACGATGCTGCATTATAAGAAACCGGAGGAGAAGGAGTACTTCCGCTGGCTGAACCATATGTATAATGAAGGGCTGCTCGATAAGGACTCTTTTGTCCAAAAGGATGATCAATACAAGGCCAAAATCGCCAGCGGCCGGGTACTGGGTCTTACTTCTGTAGAATGGGAATATCAGGATGCGGAGAATGCCCTCAAAGCGGCTGGCAAAGATGAGTATACGTATGCGCATTTCCCGGTGACGCTGAGTGAGGAGTATAAGGATCATGCGATGCAGTCAGTAGGAGTGGACGGCTATGGCATCAGCATCACCACTGCCTGCAAGGATCCGGTCCGCGCAATTAAATTCCTGGACTGGCTATCCTCGGAAGAAGGCCAGGTGCTGAGAAACTGGGGCATCGAAGGCAAACAATACAATGTGGACAATGGACAACGTGTCATTTCTGCTGATATTCTCGACCAGAAGGTTAACGATGCCGCGAACTTCACCAAGAATACAGGGATTGGCTTATATTCCATCCTGGGTGTCCGCTACGGTGACGGGGTGAAGGATTCCACGGATAATTACTATACCACGAACTTCACGGAACAGATCCTGGCCGAATATTCGGATGCGGAGAAGGAAAGCCTGGCCGCGTATAAAGCGGCAACCTGGAAGGATCTCTTCCCAGCGGAGGATGAATTCCCGGTCAAAGAGTGGGGCGCGCTGTACAACATGCCGGTGCCAACCGATGGAGACTACCAGGTCATCTATCAAAAAACACAGGATATCGTCCACAAGCGCATACCGGAAGCCATCCTCGCCAGCACAGCCGATTTCGATAAAATCTACGATGATTTCATTGCCGAACTGAACAAAGCCGGTGCTGAGAAGATGGAGAAGGAATATACCGAGCTGGTAAAAGCGAGAGTATCGCTGTTCACCGGGAAGGATGTTGAGTAA
- a CDS encoding AraC family transcriptional regulator: protein MSHDHIRKPEGFVEEKLYVLPEYWMKELEQEELTASLFITDIGYFPNAQYHFRERLEGSPSHIFIFCEAGAGWIELNHGERMHLQQGDMMIIPPETAHRYGAMQENPWSIYWFHFKGSHANRLVQLFGLSNAPFSLSPSGKARLIEWFVPAFEMLAERTYALTTHIHVAQTVRQLLSGIGLSAGKSAQEKKRETYLEQAVQYMNGHMDGSISLIELANHVGVSKQHLIYLFNSETGVSPIEYFLRLKIQRAGHLLDLTELSIKEVSSAVGINDPYYFSRLFKKMSGFSPSSYRNIPKG, encoded by the coding sequence ATGAGTCATGACCATATTCGCAAGCCTGAAGGGTTTGTCGAGGAGAAGCTATATGTGCTTCCGGAATACTGGATGAAGGAGCTGGAACAGGAGGAGCTGACTGCTTCCTTGTTTATTACGGACATCGGTTATTTCCCTAACGCCCAGTATCATTTCAGGGAACGCCTGGAAGGCAGCCCGTCGCATATCTTTATCTTTTGCGAAGCCGGAGCGGGCTGGATCGAGCTGAATCATGGAGAACGCATGCACCTCCAGCAGGGAGATATGATGATTATCCCTCCCGAAACTGCACACAGGTATGGAGCAATGCAAGAGAACCCATGGAGCATCTACTGGTTTCATTTCAAAGGAAGCCACGCAAATAGACTGGTGCAGCTGTTCGGTTTATCTAATGCTCCCTTCTCATTATCACCAAGCGGTAAAGCCCGTTTAATTGAATGGTTCGTCCCTGCCTTTGAGATGCTGGCCGAGCGGACTTATGCCCTGACTACACATATACATGTTGCGCAGACCGTAAGGCAGCTGCTCTCCGGAATTGGCCTGAGCGCCGGGAAATCCGCACAAGAGAAGAAACGCGAAACTTATCTGGAGCAGGCGGTTCAATACATGAATGGACATATGGACGGCTCTATTTCACTCATTGAGCTGGCTAATCATGTAGGGGTATCGAAACAGCATCTGATCTATTTGTTTAATTCTGAAACCGGAGTCTCTCCGATTGAATATTTCCTGCGGCTCAAGATCCAGCGGGCAGGTCATCTGCTCGATCTTACCGAGCTCAGCATTAAGGAAGTCAGCTCGGCCGTAGGCATTAACGATCCCTATTATTTCTCCCGGCTGTTCAAGAAAATGTCCGGCTTCTCGCCCTCCAGTTACCGCAATATTCCGAAGGGCTGA